A portion of the Paenibacillus hamazuiensis genome contains these proteins:
- a CDS encoding ABC transporter substrate-binding protein, translating into MRKTTFGKHHFAALLLASLLIVSACGAGGGTAPAAKSENPPTGVQPAAAGTAKSEPAKTVKLKVGHLKSISDAPIYIAIEKGYFKQQNLDVEDVAFETGADMIAPLTAGQLDVGGGGISAGFYNALGRGFDIQVVADKGRVGSSSDYVVMMARKDLVDSGKLKSFEDLRSKKIAVVSKTGSNAAQLSVALKKGNLTFKDVEVVEMTFPNMGTAFGSGAIDVGFIPEPFVSRFVQSNLAVKWKGVNDVIPEAQTGVLFYSSKFAKESPDAADRFMTAYLKGVRDYNDAFFKQKGFDEIVNILTKYTTVKETALYKQMVPAGIDPSGNINKASLQSDYDWYKSEGLIKTDVDLSKVINTSFLEHAQKELGKY; encoded by the coding sequence ATGAGAAAAACAACGTTCGGTAAACATCATTTCGCAGCCTTGTTGCTGGCAAGCCTGCTGATCGTCTCCGCTTGCGGTGCCGGAGGCGGAACGGCGCCGGCCGCTAAGAGCGAAAACCCGCCGACAGGCGTACAGCCCGCTGCAGCCGGGACGGCCAAAAGCGAACCCGCCAAAACGGTCAAGCTTAAGGTCGGCCACTTAAAATCGATATCGGACGCTCCGATTTATATCGCGATCGAGAAAGGTTATTTTAAACAGCAAAATCTGGACGTGGAAGACGTCGCCTTTGAAACCGGGGCCGACATGATCGCCCCTCTTACGGCAGGACAGCTTGATGTAGGCGGGGGCGGGATCAGCGCCGGATTTTACAATGCGCTTGGCCGCGGCTTTGACATTCAGGTCGTTGCCGACAAAGGTCGCGTAGGAAGCAGCAGCGATTACGTCGTGATGATGGCCCGCAAGGATTTGGTCGATTCCGGCAAGCTGAAAAGCTTCGAGGATTTACGCAGCAAAAAAATCGCCGTCGTGTCGAAAACCGGTTCCAACGCCGCCCAGCTTTCCGTCGCGCTCAAGAAAGGCAATCTTACTTTTAAGGATGTCGAGGTCGTCGAGATGACTTTCCCGAACATGGGCACCGCCTTCGGCAGCGGGGCTATCGACGTCGGCTTCATTCCGGAGCCGTTCGTTTCACGCTTCGTTCAAAGCAATCTGGCCGTGAAATGGAAAGGTGTGAACGATGTCATACCCGAAGCGCAAACAGGCGTATTGTTTTATTCGTCCAAGTTCGCCAAAGAGTCCCCGGATGCGGCCGATCGTTTCATGACCGCTTATTTGAAGGGGGTACGCGATTACAACGATGCCTTTTTCAAGCAAAAAGGGTTTGACGAGATCGTAAATATATTAACCAAATATACGACAGTCAAAGAAACGGCGCTATATAAGCAGATGGTTCCGGCGGGAATCGACCCTTCGGGGAATATCAACAAAGCTTCCCTTCAGTCGGATTACGATTGGTATAAATCCGAGGGCTTGATCAAAACGGATGTCGATCTCAGTAAAGTGATCAATACCTCCTTCCTTGAACACGCCCAAAAGGAGCTAGGCAAGTATTGA
- a CDS encoding alcohol dehydrogenase catalytic domain-containing protein, with protein MMKAVVMKDVGGPELLEIREDIPKPVPEPGEVLIKITAAGICYHDLLDRSGKLHGPKAGSILGHEVAGEVVQLGTQVNGLHVGQQVVLFHRMFCNRCTYCLRGRQDLCRNGGILGSGRPGGYAEYICVPSHNAIPVPAGLPPEAAALAVCPIGTSVRAVVTVADVRPGDTVLVTGASGGLGLHQIQVAKSRGAKVIAVTSSASKESAIRSVGADEVVVSPDLKFSADVWRLTEKQGVQAVLENVVSATFGESLRCLAPNGIAVVLGNTEMTKVEIDPGLIIGRRLRIEGSGNPTLSDVQRSLHLLAGGQVKPVIDSIVPFTRAADAHSSLERRGISGRIVMKGW; from the coding sequence ATGATGAAAGCCGTCGTTATGAAGGATGTTGGAGGGCCGGAGCTTCTGGAAATTCGAGAGGATATCCCGAAGCCGGTGCCGGAACCGGGCGAAGTTTTAATTAAAATTACGGCAGCCGGCATTTGTTACCACGATTTGCTGGACAGATCGGGCAAACTGCACGGGCCGAAGGCCGGAAGCATTCTGGGCCATGAAGTGGCCGGAGAAGTCGTACAGCTGGGAACGCAGGTCAACGGACTTCATGTCGGTCAGCAGGTGGTGCTGTTCCACCGGATGTTTTGCAACCGATGCACATATTGCCTTAGGGGACGTCAGGATCTTTGCCGAAACGGAGGGATTCTGGGATCGGGCCGTCCCGGCGGGTATGCCGAGTATATATGTGTTCCGAGCCATAATGCCATTCCCGTCCCGGCGGGGCTCCCTCCCGAAGCTGCGGCGCTCGCCGTTTGCCCGATTGGAACGAGCGTCAGAGCCGTCGTGACCGTAGCGGACGTACGCCCTGGGGATACGGTGCTTGTCACGGGAGCGAGCGGAGGGCTCGGCCTTCATCAAATCCAGGTGGCGAAAAGCAGAGGGGCCAAAGTGATCGCTGTTACATCGTCGGCTTCAAAGGAGAGCGCCATTCGATCGGTTGGAGCCGATGAGGTCGTTGTCAGCCCCGATCTGAAGTTCTCCGCAGATGTGTGGAGACTTACGGAAAAACAAGGCGTCCAGGCTGTGCTGGAAAACGTCGTCAGCGCTACCTTCGGCGAGTCGCTTCGGTGCCTGGCGCCAAACGGGATTGCCGTTGTACTGGGCAACACGGAGATGACAAAAGTCGAGATCGATCCGGGTCTTATCATCGGCCGGCGGTTAAGAATCGAAGGATCGGGCAATCCGACGCTGTCGGATGTTCAGCGATCCCTTCATTTGCTTGCCGGCGGTCAGGTCAAGCCGGTCATCGATTCCATTGTGCCGTTTACCCGTGCGGCAGATGCCCACTCAAGCTTGGAGCGGCGCGGCATTTCCGGCCGCATCGTGATGAAGGGCTGGTGA
- a CDS encoding class I adenylate-forming enzyme family protein, protein MSLSHLFERFAGQAPNKPALIDDDGITWTRVQLVGRINRVGHALYGLGLQTGDRVALLHEDSRHYLEADYGIMAGGFVRVPIDPRLGREQIVAQLKDAGARGIIVSSRHMEAAAALRREFSELIVLSTGGKGEGFLDYEEVLKLASPAPPNPSAYDALASLNYTGGTTGQPKAVMLTHANFRHIIVNALLGRPVSRDDVFLNVRPLWPIASISVLFHLLGGALIVLGGRFEAETFGRKVLQHRASATSLVPTQLVRLLDGGVKPSELASLHTIDIGAGAVPPDVFRSSLELIGPKIGVLYGLTEASWTCYLSPEEFAVNNERSSRLIRSAGREMMGYRVTVRDEEGRSLPPHETGEIVIEGGNVMQGYWNRPELTEAVLRNGLFYTGDLGQLDEEGYLYVVGRKKEVIRSGGSTVLPLEVEHVLLKHPAVLEAAVVGVPDREWGESVKAFVVLRPGHRPSYGELADHCRLHLAGFMKPKTIEAVDELPKSHYGKVLKHLLVGENSTITGEILH, encoded by the coding sequence ATGAGCTTATCGCATCTGTTTGAACGGTTTGCCGGACAGGCTCCGAACAAGCCTGCACTGATAGACGATGATGGCATCACCTGGACAAGAGTGCAATTGGTCGGCAGAATCAATCGGGTCGGACATGCACTCTACGGTTTGGGTCTGCAGACCGGCGACCGCGTAGCCCTGCTGCACGAGGACAGCCGGCATTATTTGGAGGCGGACTACGGCATCATGGCGGGCGGATTCGTCCGGGTTCCGATCGACCCGCGCCTTGGCAGAGAACAAATCGTCGCCCAGCTCAAGGATGCCGGAGCAAGAGGCATTATCGTGAGTTCGCGGCATATGGAAGCGGCGGCGGCGTTAAGACGCGAATTTTCGGAACTTATCGTTCTGTCAACCGGCGGCAAAGGCGAGGGATTTTTGGATTACGAGGAAGTTCTCAAGCTTGCCAGTCCCGCCCCGCCGAATCCTTCCGCTTATGACGCTCTGGCCAGTCTGAATTACACGGGCGGTACGACCGGCCAACCGAAAGCGGTGATGCTGACCCATGCCAATTTTCGTCATATTATTGTAAATGCGCTGCTGGGCAGGCCGGTTTCCCGGGACGATGTGTTCCTTAATGTTCGGCCGCTTTGGCCTATTGCGTCAATTAGCGTATTATTCCATCTGCTGGGCGGCGCGCTTATCGTTTTGGGCGGCCGATTCGAGGCGGAGACCTTCGGCCGAAAGGTCCTGCAGCATCGGGCGAGCGCAACCTCGCTTGTGCCTACGCAGCTTGTACGGCTTTTGGACGGGGGCGTAAAACCGTCGGAACTGGCTTCGCTGCATACGATCGATATTGGCGCAGGCGCTGTTCCGCCCGATGTATTCCGCTCCTCCCTCGAGCTGATCGGCCCGAAAATCGGCGTATTGTACGGGCTGACGGAAGCGTCGTGGACCTGCTATTTGTCCCCGGAAGAGTTCGCCGTGAACAACGAGCGCTCCTCCAGGCTGATCCGCAGCGCAGGACGCGAAATGATGGGGTACCGCGTGACGGTCCGGGATGAGGAGGGGCGGTCGCTGCCCCCTCACGAAACCGGTGAAATTGTCATTGAAGGCGGCAACGTTATGCAGGGGTACTGGAATCGGCCTGAGCTGACCGAAGCGGTACTGCGCAACGGGCTGTTCTACACCGGCGATTTGGGGCAGCTCGACGAAGAAGGTTATCTTTATGTCGTGGGCAGAAAAAAAGAAGTGATCCGCAGCGGCGGCAGTACGGTATTGCCCCTGGAGGTGGAGCACGTGCTGCTGAAGCATCCTGCCGTTCTTGAGGCGGCTGTAGTAGGGGTTCCCGACCGGGAGTGGGGGGAAAGCGTGAAAGCTTTCGTCGTGCTGCGTCCGGGTCATCGTCCGAGCTATGGGGAGCTTGCCGACCATTGCCGTTTGCACTTGGCCGGCTTTATGAAGCCTAAAACGATCGAAGCGGTGGACGAGCTTCCGAAATCCCATTACGGCAAAGTATTAAAGCATCTGCTGGTTGGCGAAAATTCCACGATTACAGGTGAAATTTTACATTGA
- a CDS encoding PaaI family thioesterase: protein MEHERLWDDRLREFKTKYDEVPYWKHLGVKVESISSNETVVSLDVDPAIHTNYHATVHGGVYASILDNVMGLSIKPFDTDPVVTTQMSVHFLSAASEGTIRAYGKVIHRTGRTFTTQAEVRHEDGTLLAYATASFLKIKPKKE from the coding sequence TTGGAACATGAACGCTTATGGGACGACCGGCTTCGGGAATTCAAGACGAAGTACGATGAGGTCCCTTATTGGAAGCACCTGGGCGTCAAAGTAGAATCGATATCATCGAATGAGACGGTCGTGTCGCTGGATGTCGACCCGGCAATCCATACGAATTATCATGCAACCGTGCACGGCGGCGTCTACGCCTCGATACTTGATAATGTAATGGGATTATCCATTAAACCGTTCGATACCGATCCGGTCGTTACCACCCAAATGTCGGTCCATTTCCTGTCGGCGGCCAGCGAGGGAACGATCCGGGCGTACGGCAAGGTGATTCACCGAACCGGACGCACATTTACGACGCAGGCCGAAGTAAGGCATGAGGACGGAACGTTATTGGCTTATGCGACGGCGAGCTTTTTGAAAATAAAACCTAAGAAGGAATAA